In Paludibaculum fermentans, the genomic stretch TGCTGTGCTTTGCCGGAGAATACGATCGCGCTGACAAGCACCTGGATCTCCTCGCCGGTGGGACACACGACCGTCAGATGGGCGCCATGCTGATGCGCGCCGCTGTCCAGACGGCCCGTACCCGCGACGACATGTTCGCCAACGGCGAGGTTACGCCCGCCGCCGCTGGCCCGCCGGTCTCCGGTGTTCTCAACGGCAAGCCGTTCAGCTCGATCTCCGACGCCGATCCGCGAGTGGGACCACGCCTCGAGGTCTTCGCGGCCGGCAACTACCTGATGCTGCCCATGGCGCATCTGGCCGAACTCGACATGGAGCCGCCCAAGCGGCTCAGAGACCTGCTTTGGGCACCCGCGCATCTGCGCTGTGGCGCCAATTTCGGCGGCGGCCAGGATCTTGGCGACGTAATGCTTCCAGCACTCTCGCCGCTCTCCAGCCGTCACTCGGATGATCTCGTTCGCCTGGGCCGGGTCTCCTCCTGGGAGACGGACGGCTCGACGGAAATGCTGTTCGGTCAGAAGTTGCTGCTCGTGGATGGCGAGGAATTCCCGTTCCTGGAGATCCGTTCGCTTAAGATTTCCACGCCCTCCGGAGAAGCAGATGCCGTTACGTGAGGACATCCTCAGCCCGATTGCCGGAGACAATCCGAGTGGTCAGGATATCCGCTACACCCCGTTGTTCGAACAGATCAAAGAGGCCAGGCGGGAAGAAGAAGCCCTGTCTCAGGGGGTTTGGCAGCGGGTTCTCAAAACGGCCGATTGGCCGCTGGTCATCCGGCTGATCTCAGAGGCCCTGGCCAAGAAGTCGAAGGATCTTCAGTTGGCGGTCTGGCTTGCGGAAGCCCTGGTGCGCCGTGATGGCTTCACCGGACTCCAGGAGGGCGTCAATCTGTGCAATTCCCTCCTGGCTGAATTCTGGGATTCGCTCTATCCGGAACTGGAAGACGGCGACCCCGAATTGCGCTCCGTGCCGCTCGCCTGGCTGGCCTCGAAACTCGACACGCCACTGCGCCAGGTTCCGCTCACGCCGCATGGGATCAGCGCCCTCCAGTTCGCCGAGTCACTGCAAGTTCCTTCAGAAGAGGAGGCGGGTGGAAGCTCGAGCAAGGCGGATGCCCGGCGCGAGGCGGTCAACGAGGGGAAGACGACGCCGGAGGCAGTTGACGAAGCTCTTCGCGCCACGCAGTCGGCCTTCTTCGGGCAAAACATTGCCGTGTTGGAAGCGGCGCGCGAATCGGTCGACCAGTTGAATCTCATCGCCGACGAGCGTTTCGGGGAATACTCGCCTGGCTTTAGCGATCTCAAGGAGTGCCTGGACCAGCTCATCAATTCGACCCGCATTCTGTCGCAACGCCGTGCGGCGCCCGGTGAAGCCGCGGCTGCTCAGCCGGCCCAACGGGCCGAGCGCCAGCAACAGGCGTGGGTCGAGGACGACAAGCCGCTGTGGTCGTCGTCGCCCGCGGACGACGATACGCCGCTCTGGCAGACCAGCGACTCCACCCCCTCCGAGGAGCCACAGCAATCCGGGTTTCAGGAAGAGACTCCGCTCTGGCAGTCTTCGGTGGAGACTCCGTCCGAACCCGCCAACATCTTCGAAGAGTCGCCACAGCCGCAGCATTGGAGCCACGACAGCGGCAGTTCCGGGGGCTTTCAGGCGCGTGAGCCGGCGGACGCCGTCGATTGCGCGGCTCGGCTGAATTCCATCGCTCAGTGGTTGCGCAAAGCCAATCCGCGCAGTCCCGCTGCCTATCTGCTCCTGCGCGGCTTCCGTTGGGGGGAATTGCGCGCCCTCGGAGCGGAGCTCGATCCGGAATGGCTGGAAGCGCCTCCCACCGACATCCGGCAACAGATGCGCCGCTTCGCGCAGGAAGAGGATTGGGCGCAGCTGCTGGAAGCTGGAGAAGAGGCAATGGCCCAACCCTACGGCCGTGCCTGGCTCGATCTGCAGCGTTACTCCCTGATGGCCTGCGATGAGTTGGGCGAGGAGTACGGCTTGGTCAGCCACTCCATCGTCGGGGCCCTCAGCTCGCTGCTCCAGGAATACCCTGACCTGCTGGAGTCGACGCTCACCGACGATACACCCACGGCGAACGCCGCCACGCGCCAGATGCTGGCGGCCAAGGGGTGCCTTCCCAATTCCAAGGGCCCCACCCGTCCAGCGCCGGCGTTGCCCGATCGCAACGATGACACGATGATCGAGGACGCCATCCGGCGAGGACGGGTGGAGGTGGCGCTCGAACTGGTGTCGCGCCGCATGGCTCTCGAAACCAGTGGGCGCGGCCGCTTCCAGCGGAAGATTCAACTGGCGAGAATTCTGGTGGCTTCCGGACGCCACGCGGTCTCCCTGCCGCTGCTGCGCGAACTGTCGGCGGAGATCAGCCAGCGCGGGTTGTCCGAGTGGGAGATGCCGGCGATCGTGGTGGAGCCGCTGGTTCTTTTGTATCGCTGCCTCGAGCATGAGCCGGAAGCGGCGGACGAGCGCAAGTCGGTCTACACCCTCATCTGCCGGCTGGATCCTGTCAAAGCGTTTGAGTTGTCCTGACGCGGAGTTTGGGGACCATGGCGGAACGGCGGAGTCGGCAAGAAATACTTCCATCGCTACTCGACCGTCTGACCGACGAGGAACCTCGCAACCGGTCTGAGGGCGAGGTATCGCGCGGCCAGGCCCTGCGCGACCTGAAGGCCAGCCTGCGGCGCGATATCGAGTGGCTGCTGAATACCCGGCGCCGCATCACGGAGATCCCCACTGGCTCGGTCCAACTGCCCGAGTCGCTGTTCAACTACGGTCTGCCCGACCTGACTGGCTTCGCCTTGAACACGGAACGCGACCAGGCCGAACTCGTCAGCCTCATCGAGCAAGTGATCGCCACGTTCGAACCCCGCCTCCGCACCGTCATCGTTTCCATGCAGCCCATCACCGCCGCCGCCC encodes the following:
- a CDS encoding type VI secretion system accessory protein TagJ produces the protein MNPHQLFNEGRLTEAINAVVSLLRDNPGNAQQRTFLFEMLCFAGEYDRADKHLDLLAGGTHDRQMGAMLMRAAVQTARTRDDMFANGEVTPAAAGPPVSGVLNGKPFSSISDADPRVGPRLEVFAAGNYLMLPMAHLAELDMEPPKRLRDLLWAPAHLRCGANFGGGQDLGDVMLPALSPLSSRHSDDLVRLGRVSSWETDGSTEMLFGQKLLLVDGEEFPFLEIRSLKISTPSGEADAVT
- the tssA gene encoding type VI secretion system protein TssA; translation: MPLREDILSPIAGDNPSGQDIRYTPLFEQIKEARREEEALSQGVWQRVLKTADWPLVIRLISEALAKKSKDLQLAVWLAEALVRRDGFTGLQEGVNLCNSLLAEFWDSLYPELEDGDPELRSVPLAWLASKLDTPLRQVPLTPHGISALQFAESLQVPSEEEAGGSSSKADARREAVNEGKTTPEAVDEALRATQSAFFGQNIAVLEAARESVDQLNLIADERFGEYSPGFSDLKECLDQLINSTRILSQRRAAPGEAAAAQPAQRAERQQQAWVEDDKPLWSSSPADDDTPLWQTSDSTPSEEPQQSGFQEETPLWQSSVETPSEPANIFEESPQPQHWSHDSGSSGGFQAREPADAVDCAARLNSIAQWLRKANPRSPAAYLLLRGFRWGELRALGAELDPEWLEAPPTDIRQQMRRFAQEEDWAQLLEAGEEAMAQPYGRAWLDLQRYSLMACDELGEEYGLVSHSIVGALSSLLQEYPDLLESTLTDDTPTANAATRQMLAAKGCLPNSKGPTRPAPALPDRNDDTMIEDAIRRGRVEVALELVSRRMALETSGRGRFQRKIQLARILVASGRHAVSLPLLRELSAEISQRGLSEWEMPAIVVEPLVLLYRCLEHEPEAADERKSVYTLICRLDPVKAFELS
- the tssE gene encoding type VI secretion system baseplate subunit TssE, with the translated sequence MAERRSRQEILPSLLDRLTDEEPRNRSEGEVSRGQALRDLKASLRRDIEWLLNTRRRITEIPTGSVQLPESLFNYGLPDLTGFALNTERDQAELVSLIEQVIATFEPRLRTVIVSMQPITAAARIIRFQIEGILRVEPGPERIQFDTLLELTSGTYKVEGGPGAQ